Proteins encoded within one genomic window of Bacillus sp. F19:
- the dapG gene encoding aspartate kinase, which produces MKIIVQKFGGTSVKDDHGRKMALKHIRDALKEQYKVVVVVSAMGRNGDPYATDSFLNLLYGGTASISKREQDLLLSCGETISSVVFTSMLKSEGIEASSLSGAQAGFLTNNDYTNAKILDMRCERLRRELEHNDVVVVAGFQGATKSGDITTIGRGGSDTSAAALGAALEAQFIDIFTDVEGVMTADPRIVEKAKPLTTVTYTEICNLAYQGAKVIHPRAVEIAMQAKVPIRIRSTYSEGLGTLVTSHHSENLGSDINDRLITGIANVSNVTQIHVSAKEGQYEVQTEVFKSMARAGISVDFFNITPRSVIYTVAEEVTDYAIEILRGMDYEPSVKRHCAKVSTVGAGIAGVPGVTAKIVTALSEQGIQILQSADSHTTIWVLVKEEDMINAVNALHDAFELSN; this is translated from the coding sequence ATGAAAATAATCGTTCAAAAGTTCGGCGGAACATCTGTTAAAGATGATCACGGCCGGAAGATGGCATTAAAACATATTAGAGATGCATTAAAAGAGCAGTATAAAGTGGTAGTAGTCGTCTCAGCAATGGGCAGAAACGGAGACCCGTACGCGACAGATTCCTTTTTAAATCTTCTATACGGCGGAACAGCTTCGATTTCAAAGCGGGAACAGGATTTGCTGTTATCCTGCGGAGAAACCATCTCTTCCGTAGTTTTCACAAGCATGCTGAAGTCAGAAGGAATTGAAGCATCTTCACTGAGCGGAGCGCAGGCAGGATTTTTAACAAATAACGATTATACAAATGCAAAAATCCTTGATATGAGGTGCGAACGTCTCAGAAGAGAGCTTGAACACAATGACGTAGTTGTAGTAGCAGGCTTCCAGGGAGCAACAAAGAGCGGAGATATAACAACCATCGGCAGGGGCGGAAGCGATACGTCGGCAGCAGCGCTTGGAGCGGCCCTTGAAGCACAGTTTATTGATATTTTCACAGATGTAGAAGGTGTCATGACCGCAGATCCAAGAATTGTTGAAAAAGCAAAGCCTCTTACAACTGTAACGTATACTGAGATTTGCAACTTGGCTTATCAGGGTGCAAAAGTTATTCACCCGAGAGCTGTTGAAATTGCCATGCAGGCAAAAGTTCCAATCAGAATCCGCTCAACCTATTCCGAAGGTCTTGGTACACTTGTTACATCCCATCATTCGGAAAATTTGGGCAGTGATATAAATGATAGGCTGATCACCGGCATCGCCAATGTGTCGAATGTCACACAGATCCATGTATCTGCCAAAGAAGGTCAATACGAGGTGCAGACTGAGGTATTTAAATCAATGGCTCGTGCAGGAATCAGCGTGGATTTCTTCAATATTACGCCAAGGTCAGTTATTTATACAGTTGCTGAAGAAGTAACGGACTATGCCATTGAAATTTTAAGAGGCATGGATTATGAACCATCCGTCAAAAGACATTGTGCAAAAGTTTCTACAGTTGGAGCGGGAATAGCCGGAGTGCCCGGTGTAACTGCAAAAATTGTAACGGCATTGTCTGAACAGGGAATTCAAATTCTTCAATCCGCAGATAGTCATACGACAATTTGGGTATTGGTAAAAGAAGAGGATATGATCAATGCAGTAAACGCTCTGCATGATGCGTTTGAACTCTCGAATTAG
- the dapA gene encoding 4-hydroxy-tetrahydrodipicolinate synthase: MIDFGKISTAMVTPFDKNGNIDFAKTSQLVNFLIKNGSDSLVVAGTTGESPTLTSEEKIALFKHVVSEVNGRVPVIAGTGSNNTKASIGLTKKAEAAGVDAVMLVAPYYNKPNQEGLYLHFKTIAEATELPVMIYNVPGRTAISISPDTIARLAELPNVVAVKEASGDLDAMSEIISKTPEDFALYSGDDGLTLPVLSIGGAGIVSVASHVIGNEMQEMITAFNAGENIRAGAIHRQLLPIMKQLFKAPNPVPVKTALQFKGLDVGPVRLPLVSLTETERNELTKVITSI; this comes from the coding sequence ATGATTGACTTTGGTAAGATATCTACAGCCATGGTAACACCATTTGATAAAAATGGAAACATCGATTTTGCTAAAACATCACAGCTTGTAAATTTTTTAATTAAGAATGGGTCGGATTCATTAGTTGTGGCAGGAACAACTGGAGAATCTCCTACACTTACATCAGAAGAAAAGATTGCATTATTCAAGCATGTTGTCTCTGAAGTGAACGGCAGAGTACCTGTTATTGCCGGTACGGGAAGCAATAACACAAAAGCATCAATCGGCCTGACAAAAAAAGCAGAAGCTGCAGGAGTTGACGCAGTTATGCTTGTAGCACCTTACTACAATAAACCAAATCAAGAAGGGCTTTACCTGCATTTTAAAACCATTGCAGAGGCAACTGAGCTTCCGGTAATGATTTACAATGTCCCGGGACGCACTGCAATAAGCATTTCTCCTGATACCATCGCCCGCCTTGCTGAGCTTCCAAATGTGGTCGCTGTAAAAGAAGCGAGCGGTGATTTGGATGCAATGTCTGAAATTATCTCAAAAACTCCCGAGGATTTTGCTTTATATTCTGGAGATGACGGCTTAACACTTCCTGTTCTTTCAATCGGGGGTGCGGGGATTGTTTCTGTAGCATCACATGTAATCGGCAATGAAATGCAGGAAATGATCACAGCTTTTAACGCGGGTGAAAATATAAGAGCAGGCGCCATTCACCGTCAGCTGCTTCCCATTATGAAACAGCTTTTCAAAGCTCCTAATCCGGTACCGGTTAAAACGGCCCTTCAGTTTAAAGGGCTAGACGTCGGACCTGTAAGATTGCCGCTCGTCTCATTAACTGAAACGGAAAGAAATGAATTGACGAAAGTCATCACTTCCATCTAA
- a CDS encoding ribonuclease J: protein MNKQTENIKIIALGGVGEIGKNLYVIEIDHNIFIVDAGLMYPEAGMLGIDMVIPDITYLRENADRVKGIFLTHGHEENIGGVFYVLRHLSIPVFGTKLTLALVSQKVKELNPKQKADYQEVDSATVLDFDGVNVSFFRTIHSIPDSVGVCFHTSLGAIVHTGDFKFDTTPVLNTSSDLGKMAMIGERGVLCLLSDSTNAERPGFTASETVVGHEISDAMYNANGRTIVAIYASNINRIVQVIEAASDNKRKLVLLGNSIKNVYEIAKNLGYITESENLIIPVQDIDKYPKNEVAILTTGHQGEPLTVLTRMAKGAHKQIRIEKDDTVIISATPVPGNELHFSKTVDLLYRAGANVIFGQKQIHVSGHGSQEELKLMLNMMKPKYFIPINGEYKMQKAHAKLAKSAGIETENIFVVEKGDVIEFSQNKVKSISKVPSGNVLIDGLGVGDIGNIVLRDRRLLSQDGILIVVVTLDRSKKVMISGPEIISRGFVYVRESEELILKASEMVTDIVEKSMQGHGIEWSALKLNIREALNRFLFEQTKRRPMILPIIMEI, encoded by the coding sequence TTGAATAAACAGACAGAAAACATCAAGATTATTGCCCTAGGCGGAGTTGGAGAAATTGGCAAGAATTTGTATGTCATTGAAATCGATCATAACATCTTTATCGTTGATGCTGGATTAATGTATCCAGAAGCCGGGATGTTAGGGATTGATATGGTCATTCCTGACATTACATACTTGCGGGAGAATGCAGATCGGGTGAAGGGCATCTTTTTAACACATGGTCACGAAGAGAACATTGGCGGCGTTTTCTATGTGCTGAGACATCTGTCCATTCCGGTTTTTGGAACAAAACTGACTCTTGCTTTAGTGTCCCAAAAAGTAAAAGAACTAAATCCGAAACAAAAAGCAGATTATCAGGAAGTTGATTCTGCCACTGTTTTAGATTTTGATGGCGTGAATGTATCTTTCTTCAGAACGATTCACAGCATCCCTGATTCAGTCGGAGTATGCTTCCATACATCACTAGGAGCGATTGTGCACACAGGGGATTTTAAATTTGATACAACTCCTGTGCTCAATACGAGCTCTGATTTAGGCAAAATGGCCATGATCGGAGAGCGAGGTGTCCTTTGCCTTCTGTCTGACAGTACAAATGCCGAACGGCCAGGCTTTACAGCTTCTGAAACCGTTGTGGGGCATGAGATTTCAGATGCTATGTACAATGCAAATGGAAGAACGATTGTAGCGATTTATGCATCAAACATCAACCGCATCGTCCAGGTGATTGAAGCTGCATCTGATAATAAGAGAAAACTAGTCCTGCTTGGAAATTCAATAAAAAATGTTTATGAAATTGCAAAAAATTTAGGATACATCACTGAAAGTGAAAATTTAATCATACCCGTCCAAGATATCGATAAATATCCTAAAAATGAAGTAGCGATTCTGACAACAGGTCATCAGGGAGAACCACTCACTGTATTAACCCGTATGGCAAAAGGCGCACATAAACAAATCCGAATTGAAAAAGATGATACAGTTATTATCTCTGCGACACCTGTTCCAGGAAATGAGCTTCATTTTTCTAAGACAGTTGATTTACTCTACCGCGCTGGTGCCAATGTCATTTTCGGACAAAAGCAAATCCATGTATCAGGGCACGGCAGCCAGGAAGAATTAAAATTGATGCTGAATATGATGAAGCCAAAATACTTTATTCCGATTAACGGCGAGTACAAAATGCAAAAAGCTCATGCTAAACTTGCTAAATCCGCCGGAATAGAGACCGAGAATATTTTCGTTGTTGAAAAAGGCGACGTGATTGAGTTCTCTCAGAATAAAGTTAAATCGATATCTAAAGTGCCTTCAGGGAATGTTCTGATAGACGGTTTGGGCGTTGGCGATATTGGAAACATTGTGCTGAGAGACCGGAGACTTCTTTCTCAAGACGGCATTCTCATTGTCGTAGTTACACTGGATCGCTCTAAAAAAGTAATGATTTCCGGACCTGAGATCATATCTAGAGGATTTGTCTATGTCAGGGAATCGGAAGAACTTATTTTAAAAGCTTCTGAAATGGTAACTGATATTGTTGAAAAAAGCATGCAGGGTCATGGAATTGAATGGTCTGCATTAAAATTAAATATCCGCGAGGCGCTGAATCGTTTCTTATTTGAACAAACGAAACGCAGACCGATGATTTTACCGATCATCATGGAAATCTAA
- a CDS encoding ClpP family protease, with protein sequence MSKDSRYLQENSEQNGDKQEGKEPSLVEKIQQLGQTNVPQLSQDARIHCLTIIGQIEGHIQLPPQNKTTKYEHVIPQIVAIEQNPKIEGLLIVLNTVGGDVEAGLAIAEMLASLSKPTVSIVLGGGHSIGVPIAVSCDYSFIAETATMTIHPVRLTGLVIGVPQTFEYLDKMQDRVVNFVTKHSNITEEKFKELMFSKGNLTRDIGTNVVGNDAVDYGLIDGVGGVGQAIMKLNEMIGKKDESGEEQMLQ encoded by the coding sequence ATGAGCAAAGATTCCCGCTACCTGCAGGAAAATTCAGAACAGAATGGGGATAAACAAGAGGGGAAGGAACCTTCTCTAGTTGAAAAAATTCAGCAGCTTGGACAGACAAATGTTCCGCAATTATCCCAGGATGCAAGAATACATTGCCTGACAATCATCGGGCAAATAGAAGGACATATTCAGCTTCCTCCTCAAAATAAAACGACTAAATATGAGCATGTCATCCCGCAAATCGTTGCCATTGAGCAAAATCCAAAAATAGAAGGACTCCTTATTGTGCTGAATACTGTTGGCGGAGACGTTGAAGCAGGTCTTGCAATAGCTGAAATGCTTGCATCCTTATCAAAGCCTACTGTTTCAATTGTTTTAGGCGGAGGCCATTCAATTGGCGTGCCAATTGCGGTTTCTTGCGACTACTCTTTTATAGCAGAAACAGCAACTATGACGATACATCCAGTCAGATTAACTGGTTTAGTCATCGGAGTGCCGCAGACGTTTGAGTATTTGGACAAAATGCAGGATCGAGTTGTTAATTTTGTAACAAAACACTCAAATATTACGGAAGAAAAGTTTAAAGAACTCATGTTTTCAAAAGGCAATTTAACCCGGGATATTGGGACGAATGTTGTCGGCAATGACGCAGTAGATTACGGGCTGATTGACGGAGTCGGCGGTGTAGGGCAGGCGATCATGAAGTTAAATGAAATGATTGGCAAGAAAGACGAATCCGGTGAGGAGCAAATGCTGCAATGA
- a CDS encoding YlzJ-like family protein has translation MILYTSMPEELIFPVQTADFESVSTIEMNGLQMVVRQTEQNQYEIVRLLSTDPQDFLNGQYSPGQKISMTFSFSS, from the coding sequence ATGATTTTATACACATCCATGCCTGAAGAGCTCATATTCCCTGTACAAACAGCTGATTTTGAGAGTGTTTCAACCATCGAAATGAATGGACTGCAAATGGTTGTCCGACAGACCGAACAGAATCAATATGAAATTGTCCGGCTTTTAAGTACAGATCCGCAGGATTTTCTAAACGGGCAGTACTCTCCGGGACAAAAAATTTCTATGACATTCTCGTTTTCCTCATAA
- a CDS encoding DNA translocase FtsK: MAKQKRRQKKKTDDWRHTLKFELIGLVLLAISLIAISNLGFVGKTFVYLFRFFIGEWYMAALIGMLVLSGYVMWNRRWPSLFSRQIVGLYCILSAILLLSHVTLFQMLTKKGALSSPSVITNTWELFFMEVNGQIRTPDLGGGMIGAILFAASYYLFAAAGSRIISFILILIGIVLITGRSLGSTLGKIIAPFLRFMKTQAIAFYEDMKNLPQSIKNAKKAETSKPKKAKKERKYKEEPDEEEAEIVHIEPIISSFADRDDLEIKAFDQEQDKPEPPVRTPKKKAETETADEPAVPPITFTEVENKSYLLPSLDLLSQPKVNSQQTDKKNIYENARKLEKTFQSFGVKAKVTQVHLGPAVTKYEVYPDVGVKVSKIVNLSDDLALALAAKDIRIEAPIPGKSAIGIEVPNSEIAMVSLREVLESKANDRPEAKLLMGLGRDISGDAVLAEMNKMPHLLVAGSTGSGKSVCINGIITSILMRAKPHEVKMMMIDPKMVELNVYNGIPHLLAPVVTDPKKASQALKKVVNEMERRYELFSHTGTRNIEGYNEYIRRSNLEEGTKNPEFPYIVVIVDELADLMMVASSDVEDSITRLSQMARAAGIHLIIATQRPSVDVITGVIKANIPSRIAFSVSSQTDSRTILDMGGAEKLLGRGDMLFLPVGASKPVRVQGAFLSDEEVEHVVSYVISQQRAQYQEEMIPSETAEVKEEVNDDLYDDAVQLVLEMQTASVSMLQRRFRVGYTRAARLIDAMEDRGVVGPYEGSKPREVLLSKDHYDEVSS, encoded by the coding sequence ATGGCAAAACAAAAACGGAGACAAAAGAAAAAAACGGATGATTGGCGGCATACTTTGAAGTTTGAATTAATAGGATTAGTTCTTCTGGCTATTTCCCTGATTGCGATTTCAAATTTAGGCTTTGTCGGAAAAACGTTCGTTTACTTGTTCAGATTTTTTATTGGTGAATGGTATATGGCAGCCTTAATTGGCATGCTTGTTCTTTCTGGTTATGTAATGTGGAACAGAAGATGGCCGTCTTTATTTTCAAGACAGATAGTCGGTTTGTATTGCATCCTTTCTGCAATCTTGCTTCTCAGTCATGTCACTCTGTTTCAGATGCTTACAAAAAAAGGGGCGCTGTCTTCACCGAGCGTCATAACCAACACGTGGGAACTATTTTTTATGGAGGTTAACGGGCAGATAAGAACGCCTGATCTTGGGGGCGGGATGATTGGAGCCATTCTTTTTGCAGCATCTTATTACTTATTTGCTGCAGCGGGATCACGAATCATTTCATTTATTCTGATCTTAATAGGAATTGTCCTTATTACTGGGAGATCTCTCGGTTCAACACTCGGCAAAATCATTGCGCCATTTCTGCGTTTTATGAAAACGCAGGCCATTGCCTTTTACGAAGATATGAAAAACCTCCCTCAATCGATAAAGAATGCAAAAAAAGCAGAAACCTCCAAACCTAAAAAAGCTAAAAAAGAGCGAAAGTATAAAGAGGAACCTGATGAAGAAGAAGCAGAAATCGTTCATATTGAGCCGATTATTTCAAGTTTTGCAGACCGGGATGACCTTGAAATTAAGGCATTTGATCAGGAACAGGATAAGCCTGAGCCCCCTGTCAGAACTCCAAAAAAGAAGGCTGAAACTGAAACTGCCGATGAGCCGGCAGTCCCGCCGATTACTTTCACTGAAGTAGAGAATAAATCGTATCTGCTGCCATCCCTTGATCTTTTATCACAGCCAAAGGTCAACAGTCAGCAAACGGATAAAAAGAACATTTATGAAAATGCACGCAAGCTTGAAAAAACGTTTCAGAGCTTTGGGGTAAAAGCGAAAGTGACACAGGTTCATCTAGGTCCCGCTGTAACGAAATATGAAGTTTATCCTGATGTGGGCGTAAAGGTAAGTAAAATTGTGAATCTTAGTGATGATTTAGCACTTGCACTTGCTGCCAAAGACATTCGGATAGAAGCGCCTATACCAGGAAAGTCAGCAATTGGAATTGAAGTTCCTAATTCTGAGATTGCTATGGTATCACTGCGCGAAGTGCTTGAATCGAAAGCAAATGACCGTCCGGAGGCTAAGCTTCTCATGGGACTCGGCAGAGATATATCGGGGGATGCAGTTCTTGCCGAAATGAACAAAATGCCTCATCTTCTTGTTGCCGGATCTACAGGAAGCGGGAAAAGTGTATGCATCAACGGCATCATTACGAGCATACTGATGAGAGCAAAGCCTCATGAAGTGAAAATGATGATGATTGATCCCAAGATGGTAGAACTGAATGTGTATAACGGAATCCCGCATTTATTAGCGCCAGTCGTTACAGATCCGAAAAAAGCATCTCAGGCATTAAAAAAGGTAGTAAATGAAATGGAGAGAAGATATGAACTTTTCTCTCATACAGGGACAAGAAATATTGAAGGCTACAATGAGTATATTAGAAGATCAAATTTAGAAGAAGGAACGAAAAATCCGGAGTTTCCCTATATCGTTGTGATTGTGGATGAGCTCGCAGACTTGATGATGGTAGCCTCTTCAGATGTGGAAGATTCCATCACGCGCCTGTCACAAATGGCGCGGGCAGCGGGCATTCATTTAATTATTGCCACGCAGCGTCCTTCTGTTGATGTTATCACGGGTGTGATTAAAGCAAATATTCCATCAAGAATTGCCTTCAGCGTTTCGTCCCAGACAGATTCCAGAACGATTCTTGACATGGGCGGGGCAGAGAAGCTGCTTGGACGCGGGGATATGCTGTTTCTTCCGGTAGGGGCATCAAAACCAGTAAGGGTACAGGGAGCATTTTTATCAGATGAAGAGGTCGAGCACGTTGTATCATATGTGATTTCTCAGCAAAGAGCTCAATATCAGGAGGAAATGATACCGAGCGAGACAGCTGAAGTAAAGGAAGAGGTCAATGATGATCTTTATGATGATGCTGTTCAGTTAGTTCTGGAGATGCAGACAGCTTCTGTATCGATGCTGCAAAGACGCTTCAGAGTAGGTTATACGAGAGCTGCAAGATTGATTGATGCAATGGAAGACCGGGGCGTAGTTGGTCCATACGAAGGAAGCAAGCCTAGAGAAGTTCTGCTTTCAAAAGATCATTATGATGAAGTAAGTTCGTAA
- a CDS encoding GntR family transcriptional regulator: MTIKTDNRHLYLQVIDRIKEDIENGTYVEKEKLPSEFELSKKLGVSRATLREALRILEEENVIIRRHGVGTFINSKPLFTSGIEQLNSVTKMIEQANMVPGTIFLSSQVNSPTEEDVKRFKCRTSDDIFLLERVRTANGKPVVYCLDKIPRNILPQSFIHEQESLFELLHEEAGRYISYAITHIEPIGYHEKISPILECDPETALLCLKQMHFDENDQPVLFSLNYFRADQFSFHVVRKRL; this comes from the coding sequence ATGACTATTAAAACAGATAACCGTCATTTATATTTGCAAGTCATTGATAGAATTAAAGAAGATATTGAAAACGGCACGTATGTTGAAAAAGAAAAACTTCCCTCAGAGTTTGAGCTTTCAAAGAAACTCGGAGTCAGCCGCGCGACGCTGAGAGAAGCACTTCGCATTCTTGAAGAAGAAAACGTTATCATTCGACGCCATGGCGTTGGCACGTTCATAAACTCAAAACCGCTGTTCACCTCTGGTATCGAACAATTAAATAGTGTGACAAAGATGATTGAACAGGCAAACATGGTTCCCGGAACGATCTTCCTATCTTCTCAAGTAAACAGTCCTACAGAAGAAGATGTTAAGCGCTTTAAATGCAGAACAAGTGATGATATCTTTCTCCTGGAACGCGTCAGAACGGCAAATGGAAAGCCTGTTGTGTATTGCCTTGACAAAATTCCAAGAAACATCCTTCCCCAGTCGTTCATTCACGAGCAGGAATCACTTTTTGAATTGCTTCATGAAGAGGCTGGGCGCTATATTTCTTATGCAATAACTCACATAGAACCAATTGGATACCACGAAAAGATTTCCCCAATTCTTGAATGTGATCCTGAAACCGCACTTTTATGTTTAAAACAAATGCATTTTGATGAAAACGATCAACCCGTTTTATTTTCACTGAATTACTTCCGCGCTGATCAATTTAGCTTCCATGTGGTAAGAAAGCGCTTATAA
- a CDS encoding BMP family protein, protein MNVKKRLGLTLSLVLAAGTLLSACGSSEDKDKAGGDKKEGFSVAMVTDTGGVDDKSFNQSAWEGIQSFGEDNGLEKGTGGFDYLQSQSDADYETNLNKLVRQQFDLVYGIGYLMTDAVTKIADQQKDANFAIVDSVVDKPNVASITFKEHEGSYLVGVAAGLSTKSNKVGFVGGMEGSLIKKFEVGFVEGVKAANPDAEVIVQYAGTFSDAAKGQQVAEIMYGQGADVIYHAAGGAGNGVFTAAVDLKTKNPDKDAWVIGVDRDQHELGQGDGFNVTLTSMVKGVDVAVKDLAEKSKNGDFPGGEIIEYGLKENGVGIAPTQDNLSEEVIAKVDEYKQKIIDGEIKVPFE, encoded by the coding sequence ATGAACGTGAAAAAACGATTAGGATTAACATTGTCACTTGTTCTTGCTGCGGGTACTTTGCTTAGCGCGTGCGGATCATCTGAAGATAAAGATAAAGCAGGTGGAGACAAAAAAGAAGGCTTCTCTGTTGCAATGGTTACAGATACAGGCGGAGTTGACGACAAATCATTTAACCAATCTGCATGGGAAGGCATTCAGTCTTTCGGTGAGGACAATGGCCTTGAAAAAGGGACAGGCGGATTTGATTACCTTCAATCTCAAAGTGACGCAGATTATGAAACAAACTTAAACAAATTAGTTCGTCAACAATTCGATTTAGTTTATGGAATCGGCTACTTAATGACAGATGCCGTTACAAAAATCGCTGATCAGCAAAAGGATGCTAACTTTGCAATCGTTGACAGCGTAGTAGACAAGCCTAACGTAGCAAGCATCACTTTTAAAGAGCATGAGGGCTCTTACCTTGTGGGTGTTGCTGCCGGACTTTCAACAAAATCAAACAAAGTAGGATTTGTTGGCGGAATGGAAGGCTCATTAATCAAAAAGTTTGAAGTTGGATTTGTAGAAGGCGTTAAAGCAGCTAATCCTGACGCAGAAGTAATCGTTCAGTATGCTGGTACGTTCAGTGATGCAGCTAAAGGGCAGCAAGTTGCTGAAATCATGTACGGACAAGGCGCAGACGTTATTTATCACGCAGCAGGCGGAGCTGGAAACGGCGTATTCACGGCAGCAGTTGATTTGAAAACGAAAAACCCTGACAAAGACGCGTGGGTTATTGGAGTTGACCGCGATCAGCATGAGCTTGGCCAAGGCGACGGCTTCAACGTAACTCTTACTTCCATGGTTAAAGGCGTTGACGTTGCTGTTAAAGACTTAGCTGAAAAATCTAAGAACGGCGACTTCCCTGGAGGAGAGATCATTGAATACGGTCTTAAAGAAAACGGTGTAGGAATTGCTCCGACACAGGATAACCTATCTGAAGAAGTTATTGCTAAAGTTGATGAATACAAGCAAAAAATCATTGACGGTGAAATTAAAGTTCCTTTTGAATAA
- a CDS encoding ABC transporter ATP-binding protein: MEYVIEMLGIRKEFPGIVANDNINLQVKKGEIHALLGENGAGKSTLMNVLFGLYQPEKGEIRVKGKTVNITNPNIANDLGIGMVHQHFMLVNNFSVTENIILGNEPTKTGKINLKDAEKQVKDISEKYGLAVNPSAKISDISVGMQQRVEILKTLYRGAEILIFDEPTAVLTPQEIKELIGIMKTLIKEGKSIILITHKLKEIMEVCDRVTVIRKGEGIGTVNVAETNPNELAALMVGREVLFTTQKKEAVPAEEVLKIEDLVVKDSRNVTVIDSLNLSVKAGEIVGIAGVDGNGQSELIEAITGLMTSDSGSILLNGKDIRNQRPRQVTEAGVGHIPQDRHKHGLVLDFPVGENMVLQTYYQKPYSKKGVLNFKAIYDKAEKLIKEFDVRTPSSSTLARALSGGNQQKAIIGREVDRDPDLLIAAQPTRGLDVGAIEFIHRRLIEQRDKGKAVLLISFELEEIMNVSDRIAVIYEGKIVAIVNPKETTEQELGLLMAGSSRREAGASS, translated from the coding sequence TTGGAATATGTAATTGAAATGCTTGGAATTCGCAAAGAATTTCCGGGGATCGTCGCAAACGATAATATCAATTTACAGGTAAAAAAGGGCGAAATTCACGCGCTTTTGGGAGAAAACGGCGCAGGGAAATCTACTTTAATGAACGTTCTATTCGGTCTATATCAGCCTGAAAAAGGCGAGATAAGAGTAAAAGGCAAGACTGTCAATATTACCAACCCTAACATTGCAAATGATCTGGGAATAGGTATGGTACACCAACATTTCATGCTTGTCAATAATTTTTCAGTTACTGAAAATATTATTCTCGGAAATGAGCCTACTAAAACAGGAAAAATCAATTTGAAGGATGCAGAAAAGCAGGTAAAAGATATCTCAGAGAAATATGGACTTGCTGTTAATCCTTCTGCAAAAATAAGTGATATTTCTGTTGGAATGCAGCAGCGTGTGGAGATTTTAAAAACACTTTACCGCGGAGCTGAGATTTTAATTTTTGATGAGCCGACAGCAGTGCTTACTCCACAGGAAATCAAAGAATTGATCGGCATCATGAAAACACTCATCAAAGAAGGCAAATCAATCATATTGATTACTCATAAATTGAAAGAAATAATGGAAGTGTGTGACCGTGTTACCGTTATTCGAAAAGGTGAAGGAATCGGTACAGTGAATGTAGCCGAGACAAATCCGAACGAACTCGCAGCTCTGATGGTAGGAAGAGAGGTTCTCTTTACTACACAAAAAAAAGAAGCTGTTCCAGCAGAAGAAGTGCTGAAAATTGAAGACCTTGTCGTCAAAGACAGCCGGAATGTAACCGTTATCGATTCTTTGAATTTATCTGTAAAAGCCGGGGAAATTGTCGGAATCGCAGGAGTGGACGGCAACGGTCAATCAGAATTGATAGAAGCCATCACCGGATTAATGACGTCAGATTCTGGCTCCATCCTATTAAATGGAAAAGATATCCGAAATCAGCGTCCGCGTCAGGTAACTGAAGCAGGTGTTGGACATATCCCGCAGGATCGCCACAAGCATGGATTGGTGCTGGATTTTCCGGTCGGTGAAAATATGGTCCTGCAAACCTATTATCAGAAGCCTTATTCAAAAAAAGGCGTGCTGAATTTTAAAGCGATTTATGACAAAGCCGAAAAGCTGATCAAAGAGTTTGATGTCAGAACTCCAAGCAGTTCAACACTTGCACGTGCACTATCAGGAGGAAATCAGCAAAAAGCCATCATTGGCCGTGAAGTAGACAGAGATCCTGATTTGCTGATTGCAGCACAGCCAACAAGGGGACTTGATGTCGGTGCAATTGAATTCATTCATAGACGATTAATTGAGCAAAGAGATAAAGGAAAAGCTGTCCTTCTCATCTCCTTTGAACTTGAGGAAATCATGAATGTAAGCGACAGGATCGCTGTTATATATGAAGGGAAAATCGTTGCGATTGTAAATCCAAAGGAGACAACTGAGCAGGAGCTAGGTTTGCTCATGGCAGGAAGCAGCCGCAGGGAAGCAGGTGCATCATCATGA